In Carassius auratus strain Wakin chromosome 46, ASM336829v1, whole genome shotgun sequence, the following proteins share a genomic window:
- the LOC113063757 gene encoding protein S100-A1-like yields MPSKLEGAMDALITVFHNYSGSEGDKYKLSKGELKELLDSELTDFLTSQKDPMLVEKIMHDLDSNKDNEVDFNEFVVLVAALTVACNDFFQEQQRKRSKDEKKGK; encoded by the exons ATGCCCAGTAAACTGGAGGGAGCCATGGATGCACTCATCACGGTCTTTCACAACTACTCAGGGAGCGAGGGAGACAAATACAAACTCAGTAAAGGAGAGCTGAAAGAACTTCTTGACAGTGAACTTACAGACTTCCTCACG TCTCAAAAAGACCCCATGCTGGTGGAAAAGATCATGCACGATCTGGACTCCAACAAAGATAACGAGGTCGACTTTAACGAGTTTGTGGTGCTGGTGGCGGCGCTGACAGTTGCGTGCAATGACTTCTTCCAGGAACAACAGAGGAAGAGAAGCAAAGACGAAAAGAAAGGCAAATGA